A single region of the Ignavibacteria bacterium genome encodes:
- a CDS encoding heme exporter protein CcmB, with the protein MFKQALWLFNKDLTSELRTRYAINALGMFIVVTISVILFAIGQEKISSALAGGLLWVVIFFTAMSGLSRAFVSEEERGTALLLQLIASPTVVLTGKLFYNLILVFAMNMVILVLYSALFDAFVLKNVFIFFFSFVLGNTGLAFASTIIASIIAKANSKGTLYPVLSFPILLPLLLMLVEITKRCSDGVTFEEISPEFFALVSYNVVIAAASYMLFDFIWKE; encoded by the coding sequence ATGTTTAAACAAGCCCTTTGGCTTTTCAATAAAGACCTTACATCCGAGCTTCGTACAAGATATGCAATTAATGCTCTCGGAATGTTCATTGTTGTCACGATCAGCGTTATCCTTTTTGCGATAGGGCAGGAGAAAATAAGTTCGGCTCTCGCCGGCGGTCTCCTTTGGGTGGTAATTTTCTTTACCGCCATGTCGGGGCTTTCAAGGGCATTCGTTTCGGAGGAGGAAAGAGGAACAGCACTTCTGTTGCAACTGATTGCCAGTCCGACAGTTGTTCTAACGGGAAAACTTTTTTATAATCTTATCCTCGTATTCGCCATGAATATGGTGATTCTGGTGCTCTATTCTGCTTTGTTTGATGCATTTGTGCTGAAGAATGTTTTTATCTTTTTCTTCTCCTTTGTATTGGGGAATACCGGATTGGCATTTGCATCAACCATCATTGCATCCATAATTGCAAAAGCAAACTCGAAAGGGACACTTTACCCCGTACTTTCGTTTCCGATTCTGCTGCCACTTCTACTGATGCTGGTGGAAATTACGAAACGGTGTTCGGATGGAGTAACATTTGAAGAAATTTCACCCGAGTTTTTCGCCCTGGTCAGCTACAATGTTGTAATCGCAGCAGCAAGTTATATGCTGTTCGACTTTATCTGGAAAGAATGA
- the gmd gene encoding GDP-mannose 4,6-dehydratase, producing MRTALITGITGQDGSYLAELLLEKGYTVHGIIRRSSSFNTGRIDHIYNNDEVRNKRFFLHHGDVVDTSNLNRLLEKIAPDEIYNLAAQSHVKVSFDVPDYTAQVDALGTLRFLDAMRETGLNAKTKFYQASTSELYGKVQAIPQDEKTPFYPRSPYAVAKIYAYWIIVNYREAYDLFASNGILFNHESPRRGETFVTRKITMAASAIVTGKEKTLVLGNLSSKRDWGFAPEYCEGMWRILQAEKADDFVLATGVTNTVRDFCKMAFAGLGIEIEFKGEGVDEKGVIKSIDEDYLKSLIEKYTTKYTGPVDLSQLKPGRVVIEVSPKYFRPTEVDLLIGNPAKAKNELGWEAKTQLDELVKIMVNADFNSALNAR from the coding sequence TTGAGAACAGCTCTTATTACCGGCATTACGGGACAGGACGGAAGTTATCTTGCCGAACTGCTCCTCGAAAAAGGATATACTGTACATGGAATCATCCGCCGCAGCAGTTCTTTTAATACAGGAAGAATAGATCATATTTACAACAACGATGAAGTAAGAAACAAAAGATTTTTCCTCCATCACGGTGATGTGGTCGATACCAGCAATCTTAACAGACTTCTCGAAAAAATCGCTCCCGATGAAATTTACAACCTCGCTGCCCAAAGTCATGTGAAGGTTTCATTTGATGTCCCCGACTATACAGCACAGGTGGATGCGCTCGGAACATTGAGATTTCTTGATGCAATGAGAGAAACAGGCTTAAACGCCAAAACGAAGTTTTATCAGGCTTCAACGAGTGAACTCTACGGTAAGGTTCAGGCTATTCCGCAGGATGAAAAGACACCTTTCTATCCAAGATCGCCCTATGCGGTTGCTAAGATCTATGCCTATTGGATAATTGTAAATTATCGCGAGGCTTATGACCTCTTCGCATCCAACGGTATACTTTTCAACCATGAATCACCAAGAAGAGGCGAGACATTCGTTACGAGGAAAATAACCATGGCAGCATCAGCCATTGTGACGGGAAAAGAGAAAACTCTCGTACTCGGTAACCTATCCTCCAAAAGAGACTGGGGCTTTGCACCGGAATATTGTGAAGGGATGTGGCGTATACTTCAGGCAGAGAAGGCAGACGATTTTGTGCTCGCTACAGGCGTTACCAATACTGTAAGAGATTTCTGCAAGATGGCATTCGCCGGTCTCGGAATAGAGATTGAATTTAAAGGTGAAGGTGTCGATGAAAAAGGTGTCATAAAATCAATTGATGAAGATTATCTAAAATCCCTCATCGAAAAATATACTACCAAATATACGGGTCCTGTCGATCTTTCGCAGTTAAAACCCGGCAGAGTGGTTATTGAAGTGAGCCCAAAATATTTCAGACCTACTGAAGTTGATCTGCTGATTGGTAATCCTGCCAAAGCAAAAAATGAACTTGGTTGGGAAGCAAAGACACAACTGGATGAACTGGTGAAGATAATGGTGAACGCTGATTTTAATTCAGCTCTTAATGCGAGATAA
- a CDS encoding ABC transporter ATP-binding protein, with protein sequence MTKLVLNKLTKTFERRVIFKDVNLEWSAPGLFGVAGPNGSGKSTLVKVVTGLISATSGEVYLESDGKKFTPANSTGHFGFASPYLVLYDEFTAKENLEFTMNIRGKQLDEAKMDSLLDHFSLLKRKNDLVRAYSSGMKQRLKIIFAFIHNPELIILDEPTANLDAEGKGKVYELAKSIAQEKIVIFATNEEEELAMCKEVIKIMDHKPAGRD encoded by the coding sequence ATGACTAAATTAGTCTTGAATAAACTTACAAAAACATTCGAAAGAAGAGTAATCTTTAAGGATGTGAACCTCGAGTGGTCTGCTCCCGGACTTTTTGGCGTGGCAGGTCCCAACGGCTCCGGAAAATCGACCCTTGTGAAGGTGGTCACCGGACTTATTTCTGCTACATCGGGGGAAGTCTATCTCGAATCAGACGGAAAAAAGTTTACACCGGCTAATTCGACCGGTCATTTTGGTTTCGCCTCCCCCTACCTCGTACTCTACGATGAGTTTACCGCAAAGGAAAATCTCGAATTTACAATGAATATCAGGGGTAAGCAGCTTGATGAAGCGAAAATGGACTCACTTCTCGATCATTTTTCCCTACTCAAGAGGAAAAACGACCTTGTCAGAGCCTATTCATCGGGTATGAAGCAGAGGCTTAAAATAATCTTTGCATTTATCCACAATCCGGAACTCATTATTCTGGATGAACCGACCGCCAATCTCGATGCTGAAGGCAAGGGAAAGGTTTATGAACTCGCAAAAAGCATTGCACAGGAGAAAATTGTAATTTTTGCAACAAATGAAGAAGAAGAACTTGCCATGTGCAAAGAGGTCATCAAGATTATGGATCATAAGCCGGCAGGGAGGGACTGA